A window of the Haloterrigena turkmenica DSM 5511 genome harbors these coding sequences:
- a CDS encoding helix-turn-helix domain-containing protein → MGRKKHIVNLSDEERSKLEAVISTGEHRAEDITRARILLKADEGLTDPTICEHLGCSISTPYRTRKAYSERGLAALHRRKPDRDYEPKLDGRGEAHLVALACSDPPAGRSRWTYQLLADRLVTLEEISSRSPERLFDSG, encoded by the coding sequence ATGGGACGGAAGAAGCATATCGTCAACCTCTCTGACGAGGAACGAAGCAAACTTGAGGCGGTTATTTCGACGGGTGAACACAGAGCTGAGGACATCACCCGTGCACGAATCCTTCTAAAGGCTGATGAGGGGCTCACAGATCCCACGATCTGTGAGCACCTCGGCTGTTCGATCTCTACACCGTATCGCACGCGCAAAGCGTACTCCGAGCGAGGGCTTGCGGCGCTACACCGCCGCAAGCCCGACCGCGACTACGAGCCAAAGCTCGATGGTCGTGGTGAGGCCCATTTGGTCGCACTCGCGTGCTCTGACCCACCAGCGGGGCGCTCTCGATGGACGTATCAACTTCTCGCCGATCGGTTGGTCACTCTCGAGGAGATCTCGAGTCGGTCTCCCGAGAGACTGTTCGACAGCGGCTAA
- a CDS encoding IS630 family transposase — MKPHRSNYWLIPPKQNAKFVYRMEDVLALYHEPYDEDRPVICFDESSKTLHKHVRDPLPVRPGAVACEDTHYERNGKRKIHVVTEPLTGWRHVTVTPRRRKREFVEQLQELADEHYPDATCIRVVLDNLSTHNPAAFYEFCTPKEAREYLDRFEFHFTPVHGSWLNMAEIELSALRTQCLNRRIPDAATLRTEVAAWEQHRNKVPSAIEWQFSTTDARTKLRTLYPVSNDA, encoded by the coding sequence CTGAAACCGCATCGCTCGAACTACTGGCTGATTCCACCAAAACAGAACGCTAAGTTCGTCTACCGCATGGAAGACGTTCTTGCGCTCTACCATGAACCGTACGACGAAGACCGCCCAGTCATCTGCTTCGACGAATCTAGCAAAACGCTCCACAAGCATGTACGCGACCCGCTCCCGGTGCGACCGGGAGCGGTCGCATGCGAAGACACCCACTACGAACGTAACGGTAAGCGAAAAATCCACGTCGTCACCGAACCGCTCACCGGCTGGCGGCACGTCACGGTCACGCCGAGACGACGCAAGCGCGAGTTCGTCGAACAACTGCAAGAGCTTGCGGATGAGCACTACCCGGATGCGACCTGCATCCGGGTAGTGCTCGACAATCTCAGCACGCACAATCCGGCTGCCTTCTACGAGTTTTGTACCCCGAAGGAAGCCCGAGAGTATCTCGACCGATTCGAGTTTCACTTCACTCCGGTTCACGGCAGCTGGCTCAATATGGCGGAAATCGAGCTGAGTGCGCTTCGTACCCAGTGCCTCAACCGACGCATTCCTGACGCGGCGACACTCCGAACGGAGGTCGCCGCGTGGGAACAGCACCGAAACAAGGTTCCATCTGCTATCGAGTGGCAGTTCTCAACGACCGACGCTCGAACCAAACTTCGAACGCTCTATCCCGTCTCGAATGACGCTTGA